The following are encoded together in the Coregonus clupeaformis isolate EN_2021a chromosome 24, ASM2061545v1, whole genome shotgun sequence genome:
- the LOC121537840 gene encoding mucin-12: MDSSQVLRQQSQNKILNDHSSLNRMTADPKPGSKHPSLPHPSKHPSVPHPSKHPSVPHGHPTKLGSENKDPAAASDNSTKPPVRPLGISRLPVLAKSLPLQTPSDFTLSHKRWEENSLAGKTKRKKPNTKPVPFNFSNPKANRMGAQNQRGPLATTARAGAQPTQPESTFSIAGHLKTRPTSTTATLPSTVPTTHNKAQSKSTVELAAQIPTHALHLAARKAGQGPGGILPQQNRETGKPHLTQAPSAATSMSLSQHPKLKAQSSSENPLHVSGLGQLGLSRPPSSFAHGSGLSSSAFSISSASTASAQPTALSTEACRGHFDMLSLKDPSMPGQLPSSTAGSVAAAFHSDPSALRSILQNEGVSAAKVFMSSRPSTQAYYNMPQRVSIMKSGQKTVLSAGPVRNVQFYPDPAALGSILQNEGVSYPLQPQRVSVMKGRQMTAASAGPVRSVQFSPEPSSLSSMNEGVSYPLQPQRVSVMKGRQKSAASAGPVRSVQFSPDPAALSSILQNERVKAGRPLEATPQRASACPSGRGTSIYTAQRVPITKWHTEAPGGPMVTSVSQTPALKWTPQRVPDTRHQPMSMRRLLSAHQTPYSGSPRLRGLQGHNRDLETCKEEVVQRLFKETEDQEEEERTDGVALDQDPAETRADQQLAKEEEQSNTGGRLQTFFQAPHRESVIFFSTGKKLHRAAPAHEQESPVAGFLERGGPLERGGPLERGGPLERDGPLEHCAAGARAAGAQEAMDRLPLQPELDRASAPEIPEVTAAVSDLTRLTNLSAFVPLSQPRGSIMFPKSGALSSATALLRRRLPLLKELRLDEEVATYTSSPALPPSSSWPQQTRCGNPVAAALYLQDYASFQPIILVPSSTSCSSPLRER, translated from the exons ATGGATTCCTCTCAAGTACTGCGTCAGCAAAGTCAGAACAAAATCCTGAACGACCATTCAAG TCTCAACAGAATGACAGCAGACCCAAAGCCAGGCTCTAAACACCCATCTTTACCCCACCCTTCCAAACACCCCTCTGTACCCCACCCTTCCAAACACCCCTCTGTACCCCACGGCCATCCTACCAAACTGGGGTCTGAGAACAAGGACCCAGCAGCAGCCTCAGACAACAGTACCAAGCCCCCTGTAAGACCACTGGGCATCAGCAGGCTGCCAGTGCTGGCCAAGTCCCTGCCCCTTCAGACTCCCTCTGACTTCACCCTGTCACACAAGAGATGGGAGGAGAACTCTCTAGCA GGTAAAACCAAGAGGAAGAAACCAAACACCAAGCCTGTGCCTTTCAACTTCTCTAATCCCAAGGCCAACCGAATGGGGGCACAGAACCAGAGGGGACCGCTGGCTACTACTGCAAGGGCTGGTGCTCAACCCACCCAACCTGAAAGTACTTTTAGCATTGCTGGCCATCTAAAAACAAGACCCACATCAACCACTGCCACACTGCCCAGTACCGTCCCAACAACTCATAACAAGGCCCAATCAAAGTCAACTGTAGAGCTTGCTGCTCAAATCCCAACACATGCACTACACTTGGCAGCTAGAAAAGCAGGTCAAGGGCCTGGAGGCATCTTGCCACAGCAaaatagagagacagggaagCCTCATCTGACCCAGGCTCCCAGTGCTGCCACCTCCATGTCTTTGTCTCAACATCCAAAACTAAAAGCCCAGTCTTCTTCAGAAAATCCATTGCACGTATCTGGATTGGGACAACTTGGTCTTTCCAGACCTCCCAGTTCATTTGCTCACGGCTCAGGTCTTTCGTCCAGTGCTTTCTCAATTAGTAGTGCCTCCACTGCCTCAGCCCAGCCCACTGCCCTCAGTACGGAAGCCTGTAGGGGCCATTTTGACATGCTCAGCCTCAAAGATCCTTCCATGCCTGGGCAGTTACCAAGTAGTACCGCTG GGAGTGTGGCGGCTGCCTTCCACTCTGACCCCTCTGCCCTACGTAGTATCCTCCAGAATGAGGGAGTCAGTGCAGCCAAGGTTTTTATGTCCAGCCGTCCCTCTACACAAGCCTATTACAACATG CCCCAGAGAGTATCCATCatgaagagtggccagaagacAGTGCTCTCTGCTG GTCCTGTCAGGAATGTTCAGTTCTATCCTGACCCTGCGGCCCTGGGCAGCATCCTGCAGAATGAAGGGGTCAGCTATCCTCTCCAGCCCCAGAGAGTGTCTGTCATGAAGGGTCGCCAGATGACAGCAGCTTCTGCAG GTCCCGTAAGGTCTGTTCAGTTCTCCCCTGAGCCTTCCTCCCTCAGCAGCATGAATGAAGGGGTCAGCTATCCTCTCCAGCCCCAGAGAGTGTCTGTCATGAAGGGTCGCCAGAAGTCGGCAGCCTCTGCAG GTCCAGTACGGAGTGTTCAGTTCTCCCCAGACCCTGCAGCTCTCAGCAGCATCCTGCAGAATGAAAGGGTGAAGGCTGGGAGACCCCTGGAGGCCACACCCCAACGCGCCTCTGCCTGTCCCTCTGGCAGGGGCACCTCCATCTACACT GCACAGAGAGTACCCATCACAAAGTGGCACACTGAAGCACCTGGAGGACCTATGG tgaCGTCAGTCAGCCAGACCCCAGCCTTAAAGTGGACACCCCAGCGGGTCCCTGACACCAGGCATCAGCCCATGTCCATG AGGAGGCTCCTGTCTGCCCACCAGACCCCCTACTCAGGCTCTCCCAGACTCAGGGGCCTCCAGGGCCACAACCGAGATCTGGAGACATGcaaggag GAGGTTGTCCAGAGATTGTTTAAGGAGACTGAGGACCAAGAGGAGGAAGAACGGACAGACGGTGTGGCATTGGATCAAGATCCTGCTGAGACGCGAGCAGACCAACAGCTGGCGAAGGAGGAGGAGCAAAGCAACACAGGAGGACGACTCCAGACTTTCTTCCAAGCCCCACACAGAGAATCAGTCATTTTCTTCTCAACTGGCAAGAAGCTGCACAGAGCAGCTCCAGCACACGAACAGGAGAGCCCTGTGGCCGGATTTCTGGAGCGAGGTGGGCCCCTGGAGCGAGGTGGGCCCCTGGAGCGAGGTGGGCCCCTGGAGCGAGATGGGCCCCTGGAGCATTGTGCTGCAGGGGCCAGAGCTGCAGGAGCACAGGAGGCGATGGACCGCCTCCCACTGCAACCAGAGTTAGACAGAGCCTCTGCACCAGAGATCCCTGAAGTCACAGCTGCAGTCTCAGACCTGACCAGGTTGACCAACCTCTCAGCCTTTGTCCCCCTGAGCCAGCCCAGAG GTAGTATTATGTTCCCAAAGAGCGGTGCTCTGAGTTCTGCTACAGCCTTGCTCCGCCGGCGCCTCCCCCTTCTGAAGGAGCTACGTCTTGACGAGGAGGTGGCCacctacacctcctccccagcccTTCCTCCCTCATCCTCCTGGCCCCAGCAGACCCGCTGTGGAAACCCTGTAGCAGCAGCCCTGTATCTCCAGGACTATGCT AGTTTTCAGCCAATTATCTTGGTCCCCTCGTCTActtcctgctcctctcctctcagggaGAGATGA